The Imtechella halotolerans DNA window TCGTTTTCTATCTGAGAACCTAAAGAAGCATAAAACTGATGTGTTTTACCGCCACCACGTGCCGGAGGGCCTCCTCTACCATCAAAAAACACCACCTTAACGCCATACTTTCGAGACATTTCAGTAAGCTCTTCTTTAGCCTTATAAATACTCCAATTTGCCATTAAATAACCTCCATCTTTAGTACCATCTGAAAACCCTAACATAATCACTTGCATTTCGTTACGATTGGAAAGATGTGCTCTATAGCTAGTGTGTGTGTACAATTGCTCCATTACAGCTGGTGCCCCTTTCAAATCGTCAATGGTTTCAAATAATGGAATTACATCTACAGAGGGTTTTTCCCAGTCACAAAGGTGTATCATAGCTAGTGTCTCAAGAACGTTAAGAGCACTTCCATTATTACTTATTATATATCGATTAGCCCCTTTTTCTCCATTGCGTTGTTGAATTGACTTCATGGCATATATGGATTCAAGCGTACCACGTACCATTGGGTTTTCGAACAATGATGGATTAATCTCGCCTTTTACCTTAGTCAGCGCTTTAATTTGCTCCACTTCCGTTAGGTTTGAATATTCAACAGGTAGGTATTCTCCTTTTGTTACAGCTGCAATTTCGGTAATTACACTATGATGAACTCTGGAATCCTGACGTATATCGAGTGTAGCAAAATGAAACCCGAAAATGGCCACTTTATCTATCAAATCATCCAATTCCTCTACAAACAATGACTGATGTTCTAATACTAACAACTCTCTTAATTCCTGTAATGTAGCCTTAAATTCTTCCAAAGTATAGGAATCGGAAGCACCGGAAACAAAACTACTCTCATATAACTTTCGCTCCATTTCAGCTATAAGGACATCTGCTTTTACGAATGTTATACGACGTTTTAATTTACGTATATCCCTGTAGTAATTCTTTAAAATGGTACTTTTAAGCCTTGCAGCAACATCAAGAGTTATTTCAGCCGTCACAAATGGGTTCCCATCACGATCACCCCCTGGCCAAAATCCTAAATTAATAATTTCATTAGGCAACATTTCTCCTTTTAACATATTATGTCGAATATACCCATATATTTTACCCACCGAATGGTAAAACACATTTTCTAAATACCAGATAAGACTTACTGCCTCATCAAAAGGAGTTGGCTTTTCCTTTTTAAAGAAAGGTGTTTTCCCTAATTGAGCTAACAATTTCTTGATAACGGGTAAATCATTTTTCTGAACTGCTGTTGCCAAATCAGTTATAATACCCAAAACAGCTCCAGGATAAAACTGTGTTGGGTGAGCCGTTAGCACTGGGCGAATTTTAAACGTTTCCAAACAAGCCTTTAACTCCTTCTCTTTCCCCTTTGCTTCTGCCTTTTCTTTAATATTTCGCATAGTTCCTAATCCGTCCATATTATTGACTACAGGAAATGCTGCATCTTCAATAGCATCAAACAAAACCACTTGTCTCTCGATATATTGTATGAATCGAAACAATAGATCATTCTTCTCCTTTTCGCTGGGATTATCAAGATATTTTGCGAAAAAAGTCTCAATAATTTGAGTTGGGTTTTGATTATCATCATACCCTCTAATACAAACGTCAGAAAATAGTGGAAGAAGCGCACCTGTATTGGTGATTTTGTCATAAGGTAACGTCATGAAAAGGCTGTTATATATTTGGTATTTAGACAGCACTTCATCATTGAAACGTTCAATCTTAGGTTTTCGTAACATCATAGCTTTTAATTGAAATGTGAAGATACAAAAAGCCCTCTTAACACTAAATGGATAAGAGGGCTATGCTTACGGATTGTAACATAATGATTACATATCTTTAAAAATCGTATGCATCAATCGCTTTTTGTCATTAATGCTTTCTTCTAGGGAAATCATAGTTTCGGTACGAGATACACCATCAATGTCGTCAATACGGAAAATAATTTCTTTAGCGTGCTTTGTGTCCTTGGCTCTTATTTTACAAAAAATATTAAACTTTCCAGTAGTAATATGAGCTACCGTAATGTATGGAATATCATTAAGTCTCTCTAAAACAAATTTCGTCTGATGGGTCTTTTCAAGAAAAATACCAACATAGGCTATAAATGAATAACCTAATTTCACATAATCTAAGGTAAGCGATGAACCCTTTATAATACCAGCTTCCTCCATTTTCTTAACACGAACATGTACTGTACCAGCAGAAATTAATAACTTCTTGGCAATATCAGTAAATGGAGTACGCGTATTATCAATCAGCATGTCCAAAATTTGATGATCTACTTCATCTAATTTAAATTTTCCCATTTTCAAATTTTATTAATCGTAAAGAATATGCAAAAAAAGCGATTTTTATTGAAATAAATCACTTAAAAATCAACTAAATTTTAAGGTATCTTTGATTTTGTTGTATTTTTGTTAAAATTTCCCAAAGTAAATCTTGTCCGAAAACGTTTTCGGAAACTTCCTTCACACCTACAGACGATAAAGAAGTTTCTTTATGCCCGTAAAACCCCTGCAAATTTCCAATTTTTTCAAGTGTTGGCATAAAAACAATGCTATTATTTTGTAAAATTTCTTTAAATAATATTCCTACATTACTTTGCATTCCGGTAACATCATCATAAAGAAGTATATCTACAAAATTTTTACCGTTTTCTGGAATTTCAAAATATGAATCAACCCCTACTCCGTTTACATCGTTGAACGCGATATATGTTATAGCTGTAACTAAAGCCTCATATATATACACTCTAGTTGTATCTCTTTCATAATCAAGATTATAGTGGCCCGCTTCAAATAGAATTGTTGGTGTGTTTAGAGATGTAAACATATCCCCAACACAGTTAATATTAAAACCATCATCATACCTACCTACTTGATTAGGTATAAGTTCTTGTAATTGCTCATTCATTTTAACGATGACCTCCATAGCCTTTGCTCGAGAAGGAGTGATAGATCTAGATTCTTCCGCAGCTGGTGCTAAAAAGGAGACCGTGGCAGGATACGAGGTCTCACCCACAGAAAAAATAGTACGTTGATCATGAAGATTAAAGCAGAAATCGGGTTTAATTTGATCATAAATAGCCCTTAATATCTTACTTTCTGGTTGGGTTAAGTCTAAAGCATCCCTATTTAAATCAACTTGGTTGGCATTTATACGTGTATATGCCTTAGATCCGTCCGGATTTAACATAGGGATAATATACAAGGTACAACGATCCAGTAAATCACCTGAAAAAGAAACATCCAATCGACACCTATTCATGAAATCAATAAGCGCTTTAGTAGTGGTACTCTCATTACCGTGCATTTGAGACCAAAGTAGTAGCTTTTTAGGCCCTGTTCCAAGTTTATACATATAAATAGGAACTTTATTCACAGATTCACCCAATAGCTCAGGTATAAAACCATATTCATAAAGTATAGGAGTAATATGTTCAAAAGTAATATACCGGCCAAAGAGTCTCTCTTCTTTAAACTGAATCATGATAATAA harbors:
- a CDS encoding Lrp/AsnC family transcriptional regulator, yielding MGKFKLDEVDHQILDMLIDNTRTPFTDIAKKLLISAGTVHVRVKKMEEAGIIKGSSLTLDYVKLGYSFIAYVGIFLEKTHQTKFVLERLNDIPYITVAHITTGKFNIFCKIRAKDTKHAKEIIFRIDDIDGVSRTETMISLEESINDKKRLMHTIFKDM
- a CDS encoding phosphoenolpyruvate carboxylase, giving the protein MLRKPKIERFNDEVLSKYQIYNSLFMTLPYDKITNTGALLPLFSDVCIRGYDDNQNPTQIIETFFAKYLDNPSEKEKNDLLFRFIQYIERQVVLFDAIEDAAFPVVNNMDGLGTMRNIKEKAEAKGKEKELKACLETFKIRPVLTAHPTQFYPGAVLGIITDLATAVQKNDLPVIKKLLAQLGKTPFFKKEKPTPFDEAVSLIWYLENVFYHSVGKIYGYIRHNMLKGEMLPNEIINLGFWPGGDRDGNPFVTAEITLDVAARLKSTILKNYYRDIRKLKRRITFVKADVLIAEMERKLYESSFVSGASDSYTLEEFKATLQELRELLVLEHQSLFVEELDDLIDKVAIFGFHFATLDIRQDSRVHHSVITEIAAVTKGEYLPVEYSNLTEVEQIKALTKVKGEINPSLFENPMVRGTLESIYAMKSIQQRNGEKGANRYIISNNGSALNVLETLAMIHLCDWEKPSVDVIPLFETIDDLKGAPAVMEQLYTHTSYRAHLSNRNEMQVIMLGFSDGTKDGGYLMANWSIYKAKEELTEMSRKYGVKVVFFDGRGGPPARGGGKTHQFYASLGSQIENEEIQLTVQGQTISSNFGTLDSSQYNLEQLLSAGISNQVFNDKKAVLAADEKIVLQELAEVSYSAYTQFKNHPMFIPYLERMSTLKYYAKTNIGSRPSKRGKADGLVFSDLRAIPFVGSWSQLKQNVPGFFGVGTALNEFKVKGEFDKVKALYNSSLFFKTLLENSMMSLTKSFFKLTAYMKDDEEFGAFWSLINDEYELTKKLLLELTGYSELMENTQSGRASIQIREQIVLPLLTIQQYALRRIQQIQRDKIMDASTMEVYEKMVTRSLFGNINASRNSA
- a CDS encoding M14 family metallopeptidase — its product is MIQFKEERLFGRYITFEHITPILYEYGFIPELLGESVNKVPIYMYKLGTGPKKLLLWSQMHGNESTTTKALIDFMNRCRLDVSFSGDLLDRCTLYIIPMLNPDGSKAYTRINANQVDLNRDALDLTQPESKILRAIYDQIKPDFCFNLHDQRTIFSVGETSYPATVSFLAPAAEESRSITPSRAKAMEVIVKMNEQLQELIPNQVGRYDDGFNINCVGDMFTSLNTPTILFEAGHYNLDYERDTTRVYIYEALVTAITYIAFNDVNGVGVDSYFEIPENGKNFVDILLYDDVTGMQSNVGILFKEILQNNSIVFMPTLEKIGNLQGFYGHKETSLSSVGVKEVSENVFGQDLLWEILTKIQQNQRYLKI